A genomic segment from Rhodothermus sp. encodes:
- a CDS encoding phosphoenolpyruvate-utilizing N-terminal domain-containing protein: protein MEQRQIQAEAQERVFVGIPAAPGIAIGPAYLFNKREVVVEARSIAEAEVAAELERFEQAVQRAERDLDKISS from the coding sequence ATGGAGCAGCGGCAGATCCAGGCGGAAGCGCAGGAACGCGTTTTTGTCGGTATCCCGGCGGCTCCAGGCATTGCCATCGGGCCCGCGTATCTGTTCAACAAACGTGAAGTGGTGGTCGAAGCGCGTAGCATTGCTGAGGCAGAGGTGGCGGCTGAGCTGGAGCGGTTTGAGCAGGCTGTACAGCGCGCTGAACGAGATCTGGACAAGATCAGCTC